The Opisthocomus hoazin isolate bOpiHoa1 chromosome 18, bOpiHoa1.hap1, whole genome shotgun sequence region GCCCTCAGAGCCCCAGCACTGGGCTTCACCTTGAGACAACTCGGTGCTCTCCAGTCCACACCAGCAGTTACGCTGCAACGGAGAGCAAAAACGTGACCTCCTGCTTGTCCTTAGACACGTTTGGCTCAACGCCACTCCAGCTGGGGGCTGGGGCAACCTGGGAAGCACCAGGCACATTTCCTGGAAGGAAGGCTGGGTGGGAAGGGCAATACGGGAAGACACATGCGCCAGTGCGGTGACTGGCAGCAGGCTGTGAGCAGCTGTGCGActgcagcccacagagaaacCACACAGACAGTTCTAGAAGCTTTCCGTTTTTCCACTCTACACCAAATCACTTTTCTTTCTTACTAACGTTTAGCACAGGAATTGGCTTCGGTGCCTGACGGTTCCTTGTCAATGGGTGACTAAGGAAGAACAACGCTTCCCAGCTACTCCCCATCTGCTACTGGGAGCACTTTAGATTTAACTGTTTGCATGCAGCTGTCAAGTTCCTGTGGGAGCATCACTGCCTTACAGTCCCCTTCTCCtaaatttcaaacttttttttttttccctcttcttacAGACACTTGCTGCTCCTCCCTCCACGTTCCTGCCACAGCCAGGACGCTCCGCAGGAGGGACGAGACGACAAGGCAATTTTGCCTGCGAAAAGCTGCGAGGCTGTGAGATTGCTTAGGCAAACGGAGGCTCCCCAGAGCAGGCACAGCGTCTTCCCACACCCGCTGTCcagagagcagggctgtgcttccCATCTCTGGTGTCCCTCCAGAGGCTTTCAGGCACCAGGGCCAACGCAATTTTCATTTCATAACTCAGAGTGCTCACTGCAGCCTTCGGATGCCTGCTGGGAGGCGACCCGAATCCGACGTCTCGGTGGGGATCCGCTGCGGACACGCCCTCCGAGGCACTGCCTTCCCCCCACGCCACGGCTGGGAGCCCAGCAGGAGCGCTGGTGGTGGTGCCGCTCCGCCTGCTTCCAACCTACAGTCTTTGGTGCCTTGAAGAAAACTTTTCCAAAGAGAAGCTGCACCTCTTGCCTACTTCCAGCATCTCCTCTCTGAGGAGGGCTCCTGACCCAAAGCGAAGGACGGCCACACCTCCCCCTCTGCGGAGGCCACACGAGGCACCAGCCTCACAGTGCAGACCACACACGCAGGAACAGGCCACGTCGCAAGTCAACTGAACTTCTCGTTCCCTTCTTCCACCCCTGCCccctttaataataataataaaataaataataattttgaaaagcATTCATCAGgctgaggagagagaaagaggccGATGAAGACACGCTGCGATTCGTACGGTTTTCATGATGAGTGACAGTCTGGGAGGCAATGCCGGCTCCGAGACGCGTGGCGGACAGGGACTGCGGCCGGCCAGCCCATCGATTGCAGCACAACTGTAAACCAGGCACCGAGTGGAGTCCAAACGTGGGAAAGTAcaggagacagaaaaggaaataaaccTTACACTGCTATTCCCACGAATCCCTTCAGCGGAACTACTCCCCAGATGATTCCCAAAATAACTGCAATGATCTGCCGGAACCAGTAGATCACATCTAAAAACTCGTCCTGAGGAGACAAAGCACAAGAAACATTTTGGCATTTATTacgtttcctttctttaaagcatcACACAATCGAGAGGTGACAGTTTAACACACTGAACACTCAGTTTGTCACTCAACGTGTAAGCAGCTGCGCTCGGAGCAGACGGAAGCAGCTCACGGTGTCACGCACCCCGTGCTCGTCCGCTTCCAAATTAAACACACGGCTTTGTCCTCCGCCGGGCCAACCGCGGAGGCGGACGCGCGTCTAGTCCCCTCGCTCACTGAAGCACCAGTTCTGCAAACACTCACCGGAGCACAAGCTGAAAGAACTGTTCCTGCTGTCAGACTGTTCTGGCCGCTCTCggtgccccagccctcccctacCCAGTGCTGCTCACGCCAACCCCACAGCGCAACGGGCTACGAGGATgagcaggggactggagcatctctcctacgaggagaggctgagggagctgggcttgttcagcctggagaacagaaggctgagaggggaccttagaaatgcctctaaatatctgcagggtgggggtcaggaggacggggccagactctttgcagtggtgcccagcgacaggacaaggggcaacgggcacaaactgaagcagaggaagctccagctgaacacgaggaagaacttcttccctctgagggtgccggagccctggcccaggctgcccagggaggctgtggagtctccttctctggagatattccagccccgcctggccgcggtgctgtgccccctgctctgggtgaccctgcttgggcagggggtgggctgggtgacccacagagggccctgccaaccccaacattctgggattctgtgaaagcacctCTCCACACGCCACCAGCGCCTCGGCATTCCTCCCGAGCAGCTCCTGGCCTGGCCGCAGGGACGACGCAGCTGCCAGTGCTGCAGCCGGCCGCCGCCGACTCACGCGTTAAGTAAAATCCGCACCCCCGCGTACCTTTCCCCCTTCCCAGCCGCCCCAAGGACGGGACTGCCCCAGCGCACCCCCAAACACCAACGGCCTTCACGATTTCACTGCGGGGTGCGGAGAGCTGCTTGGCTCCGCGTGGAGTCCGTGTCAGATATGGCCGTTTCTCTTGGCACTACATTTCTCAGTCACCTAAGGCTTCAGTTCACACCCGATTATTGCACAAAAATATCGGGGCAGCCTGGCATCGCCCCCTCACCAGCTCTGAGGCTCCTGCCCAGTTTGCCAGAGGGGCAGTGAGGTCGAGCACGGGAGAGTCCCACCAGCTCTGTGAGCAAAGCAACCGGTAAGAACAAAGCAACGCAGGTTCCTGTCTGTCTCCGAGGAAAAGCGGGGCAGAGTCCACACCAAGCGGCAAAGCTGGCAAGCGGCCGTCCCCTCGCCCGCTCGGTCGCACGGCCCGGGATGCTCTGAGCACCTCGCGGGCACGCACCGGGATGCACTGACCGGGAGCATCGTGGCACACGCACGGGGAAAAGCCTTCCCCGTCGCGCAAACCGCCGGGAGgcctgcggcgggcgggcggtCACCCGCGCTGGGAAGGTTCACTGACAGCCACGAGCGAGACGTGGAAGCTGAGCACACGGGTGCGGGTTTTCTGGAAACTGAGCCTCGTTCAGCCGGGAATGGCCGGGCCGGGAGCGGCaaggccgggccgggaggggcaAGGCCGGGCTGACCACCACAGCTGGACCCCGGCCGCGCCGTGGCTCTCCGGCGAGCGCGCCCCCAGGCCGCGACACGCGGCGGGGACCCCtcgccagcccggccccgctgcagccccctcccctcagcccccccgggGCCCGCAGACTCGCTTTCCCCaggctccccgggccgggcccggcgcagGCCGCGCTCTCCGGGCGGGGCGGGCACGCAGCCGCGGCGGAACTCGCGGGGGTCGCCAGGGCGCGGCGGGCCGCGGCCGCTCCAGGTGTCCCCCCGGCCCGGTGtgcagggggggggggccgggcccacCTTGTCGTGCCAGGCCGAGTCGCTGCGCAGCGCCTTCCCCCACACCgagccgcgcgccgccgccccgccgttGGCCACCGCGTGCTGCTGCGCGTGCGGCGGCTCCTCCCTGCGCCGCGCGCCGCTCatcctcccgcccggccccggtcccCGGTCCCGGCCCGGAAGCGGCCGCCGCGTTACGTCAcccgcccgcgccccccgctCCGCCAATCGCGGCGGCGGATCGCGCCGCACGTGACGCAGGGGAGCGCCCGCTGCCCCTACGGCAGGGGAGAGGGGCCAGGCCGCAGCGCGGCGCTCGGGGggcggggacgcggcggggggggcggggcccgggaggggcCCGGTCCCCGTCACCCGCGGCGCGCTCCCACCGGACGGGGGGGGGACCGGGATGGGGGGAGCCGGGTCGGGTCGcagggccggggctggcggggccagGGGGGACAGGCCCGGCgctgtgccgggcgctgcggcCCGTTCCCGGTGTGCCGGGGCAGGCGGTGCGGCAGCGGGCACGGGATCGTTAGGGCTGGAAAAGCCCtctgaggtcaccaagtccaaccgtcaccccaacacccccacgcctgctgaaccacgtccccaagtgccacatccccacggtgtctgaacccctccagggatggggactcccccactgccctgggcagcctgggccaaggcctgaccactcttccagtaaagacattttccccaatatccaacctgaacctcccctgacacaacctgaggccatcgcctctcgtcctgtcgctgggtcctggggagcagagcccaaccccccctccctgcaccctcctgtcaggagctggagagagcgagaaggtcccccctcagcctcctcttctccagcctgagcagccccagctccctcagccgctcctcatgggacttgttctccagcccctccccagcctcgctgcccttctctggacacgctccagcccctcaatgtccttctggcagtgaggggcccagaactgagcacagcactcgaggtgcagcctcaccagtgccagcacaggggcccgatccctgccctgctcctgctggccacaccattcctgatccaagccaggatgccgctggcctgcttggccacctgggcacactgctggctcctggtcagccggccgtcgaccagcacccccaggtccttttccgccaggcagctctccagccgctcctccccatgcctggagcgttgcgtggggttgtcaCACCCCCTGCGGAAATCACCCTCTTGGACGTGTATGTGAATAATCCCATGCGGAGTCCTAAAGGTTTGCGTGTCGGTTTATGTTCTCGACGTACCAGAGGAATGGCACTCAGCTTAAACCAGCAGCATTCCCCATGCTGGGAGCCACGTCCCCAGCGCGGGCGGGCAGGGCGCTTGGCTAGGACTGACTGACCCATCCCCGTCAGGGCGGGTGGGCAGCGAGGGGCCCGGCTCTGTGGCGGCGAGCGGTGGGCTCTGCTGTGCCCGCCTCGGGGTGGGTCTGGGCAGCTCCTGGCTCGGCTCGGCGCCGCGGGGGATGCTCACGGCGTCACCGGGAGATCCCGATCTCACACCGAGCCTGGCTGGTGGTGCTGAGTCCTGAGCCCCGCGGCCGCTGTGCATGGGGACATCCCCTCCTCGCTCGCCCGTGCGCATCCCCGCTGCCGGTTCGCTGTTTcattgcccagcgacaggacaaggggcaacgggcacaacctgaagcagaggaagctccagctgaacccgaggaagaacttcttccctctgagggtgccggagccctggcccaggctgcccagggaggttgtggagtctccttctctggagagattccagccccgcctggccgcggtgctgtgccccctgctctgggtgaccctgcttgggcagggggttggactggaggacccacagagggccctgccaacccctgccatgctgggatcctgtgattctgtgattaacgaACCCCGGGCCCAAGGTCCCATGTTTCTTCCCATTGCACAGAAAGCGTGACACACGGAGCGTCCCTGACGGCTCTCCGTTTGTAGCACCGGGTGCTTCAGTGGCAGCCACCCCGCTGATGATTTCAGCAGGACCTGGGGACCGTCAGGGGCCGGCTGGACCCACCTGAGCGGTGCGTGGCTGTCACAGAGGGGAGCAGGCGGATGACCCCTTGTCCCAGACCCCCCACCGCTTCCAGCCGAGGACGTGtcatttaaatacagattttacaAGATATTTTTGAACTTCAAGCATCTTTCCCAGCTCCAGCTACCAGCCCCCTGAGCACGTGCCCAATCCCTTGGGTGTCTGCCGCAAGCCAAGGCCTGGCCCCAGCCAACGTCCCCACGCTGCGTCAGCAGGACGGGGACGCGCAGCGGGGGGTCACCGCTGTGTCTGCGGCAGGACCCCAACCTCTGAGCACCCCACTGCGACAGGGCCCTTCGCCGAGGGGccagccctcccctgccctggTGCCGGCCCTGCTCCGGGCGCTCCtcgggggctgggggcacggcagCCCCCTCCCGCTCGGCCCCCGCTCTGCCACAGAGACGGTCGCGGGGCGCAGGGCAGCGGCAGCTGCGGGACCCCGGGGCTGATCCCTTCCAGCACCCCAGGCACGCTGAGGGGTCTCATGGTCCCCAGCTCCGTGCTCCTGCCCCAGACCACTGTGCTGCCTGACTCCTGCgatttgttcatttttctttctttttcctttttccttatatttttaCTAAACAGGCAAACCTTCTCGGGACCCCCTGCCGGATCACAGGCACGGGAAGGCTCTGCGCTCTCCCCGGCTCGCCGCTGCCCCGGCACGGCTCTCGCCGGCGTTTCTAAACCCGTTTGGCCGTTTTCCCAACCCTGTCTCCGGGTTCAGCCAGCTCCTGGTCCCCCCGAGCACACCCTGTCCTCAGGAGGGGACACGGGTGGGACCCCTGCCCCAGCGAAGGCTGGCTGAGCCCCGTGGCTCCCCAGAGCAGGCAAATCCCTGGCAGATTTTGTCCGAGCAGCGCAGGGACGTGGTTAGGGTGTCCCTGGCTCTGGCGGGCTGTTGGCACAGCAGGTCTCTGGTCTTCTGAGCCAGCAGGAGCAAAGCCCGTGCCCCAGGCGGGGTCTGGAGAGCACGGCCACCACTCCTGCACCAGTGATGAAACAGGGGTTTTGGATTTTAGCCGGTTTTTGTCATGATGCCCCACAGCAGAGCGGCAGCTGAGGGTTGATTTGTGTCACTGCTCATTTCTGCTCTGCGCCCGCGTCGCCGTGGGCGCAGCCCGTGTGCTCCTCGCCACGGCTCTGCCACGCTGCGACGTGCCCAGGGTGACGGCGGGGCACGGCCCTCGTCCTCCAGCCCCCGTCTCTCCGCGGGTTGACGTCTCCCCTGGGATGatgtcagggggatgggggggggcatTGCCCTCCCGAGGGGGACCCCACGGGACTGGGAGCCCCTCTTGGCGACTGGGACACggcgcagggctgctggcggGACGGAGCCGCGAGCAGGACCTGCTGCCCTGGCGAGGCGTCCCTCCGGGCCCCAGAGCCCCGCTCCGGACGGGGCAGCTCCCTGGCCGCTCTCCGCCCCAGGCCCCTCTTCAGGGGTCCTTCCGGGGGCCGCTGGACCGCGTCGCTCGGGGGGCTGGCGGCCCTCGTCGCCGTTCCCATCGCAGCGTGGTCCCACTGGACCACGGCTTCCAGCCTTGGGATGCTCGCGGGACCCCGAACGGGCCGGTGGCCACAGGCAGCCACCCGCCCTGGCAGCCCAGAGCCGCTCCGGGGACCCCGGGGTGCCCCGTGGGCCGGTGTCACCCGTGGGTGCCCACGGCTCCGCGTAGCGCGGCGTCCCCCCGTGTCGCGTCGCCAGGCCGGGAGGCGCGGGGATGCTCGGGGGGACACCGGGGCCcgccggtcccccccccccctccccggttcGCATCCCCCGCGGGAACGCGGACACGCGtgggctgcccccgccgccctTTCGGCTATACAAGGCCGGGAGCGCCGTCCCGCCGCATTCTTCTGCCTTGTATGGGCCGAGCCCGGGCGgcaccgccccggcccccgccccggccccggccccggccccggccccgctgcccgcccggccccggccccgccacagcagcgcccgccgctccccgcgccgggacaggtgaggcggcggcggccgggaccggggggacggggagggggaccgggggggagcggggcagccccgggggggcgggcgggaTGGAGCCGGGGCAGCTCCGGTGGGGCGGGAGGGACCGGGCGGGATGGAGCCGGGATAGCACCGATAAACCGGGCGGGATGGAGCCGGGGCAGTCTCGACGGGGTGGGACGGAGCTGGGGCAGACCCGGTGGGGCAGGAGGGACCGGGCGGGATGGAGCCGGGACAGCCCCGgtggggcaggagggatggagcTGGGGCAGCCTTGGTGGGGCAGAAGGGACCCGGCAGGAtggagccggggcagccccgaCGGGTCGGGCAGGATGGAGCCGGGGCAGGAACGATGGAGCCAGGGCAGCCTCGACGGGGCATGATGGAGGCAGGGCAGCGCCGATAAATCGGGCAGGATggagccagggcagccccggTGGGGCAGGAGGGACTGGGCGGGATGGAGCCTCGACGGGGCGGGGTGGAGCCGGGACAGCCCCGGTGGACTGGGCAGGATGGAGCTGAGGCAGCCCCGGTGGGGCAGAAGGGACCCGGCAGGAtggagccggggcagccccgaTAAACCGGGCAGGATGGAGCCGGGGAAGccctggtggggtgggatggagctggggcagccctggtgGGGCAGAAGGGATGGAGGTGGGGCAGCCTTGGTGGGGCAGAAGGGACCCGGCAGgatggagctggggcagccccaaCGGGTCGGGTAGGATGGAGCCAGGGCAATCTCGATGGGGCGGGTGGGATggagccagggcagccccggTGGGGCAGGAGCGACCAGGCAGGATGGAGCCAGGGGCAGCTCGGAGGGGAAGCAGCTGCGGcaaggagagcaggagggagcagctcccGGCAGCCCCACCGCTGCTGCGGAGCTGGAGCTGGTgctgggggcagccccggggagggacaGGCCTGGCAGCGATGCCCCAGCTCGGTGAGGTGAGGATCAGTCTCGGGCAAAGCTCCGGGTGACGGTCTGCGGTGACTTGGGACACCCCAGCTGCCCCGGGACGGCAGcgctgctggagcagagcccgTCGCCCGCGGCTTCACCTGCCCCCGGGTTGGTGAGGGCCGTTCCTGCCTGGAGCATCCGCTGCTCCGGAGTCTTTTTGCTGATGGCCAGAGCCGCAGTCCAGACGCACGCGTTGTGCTCCAGCGATCTCCCCAGCGACCTGTGAGCAACATCAGGCAATAAACTGGTGTAAGGCAGAAAAGCTTGATTTAGCGAATTTCCCTCCATCTTAGACGCAGAGGAATGTTGTATTATGTTTAGTCACATCCATGAAAACTTGGGGTCCTCTTGgctcccctccccgcctgccctttTGGTAAGAAATGTGGCTGTGACGGAAGCCGGGGAGGCTCTGCAGCCgcgctgtgcaggagcaggcggCGGCTGAAGCCGCATTCTTTGGAGCGGAACATCCCCAAGTGTCAACAGCCGCCGCCGCTGACCAAAGATGGTTGGGTTTCTTCAGTCACTTGAATGTTTTTCCTCTCCTCGCTGGCAGGCTCTGTGCGGCTGTAGGAGGAGTTTGCGGCCACCTCCCCCTCCGAGGCGCTGCGGCCAGATTCTCCCACCGAGGTGAGCCCCTTAGTTCTCCTGGGAAGACGTCAAACCCCGTCCAGGGCATGTTGTGCTGGTGGTCGGACGCCATGAAGACCTTCTGCCCCGTCGTCCTGGTTCCCAGCCTCCCCCGGCATCAGCAgggagctgggtttttttgcatggtGATGGTGTCTGTGGGGGAGCTTCTTGTGGTAGCCCCAGAAGCTGCGCTGTGGAAGGGTCTGCGTGTGCCGCACGGGCGCGGTGAGGTCCTTGTCCCCTGAACTTGGTGGGAAGGAGCTAGCCCAGAAACCATCTGCCGAGCTTGCCACTGCGCGTGGGCCTGGCCAGGTCCCTGGCGTGCGGCGGGAGCGGAGGGAGGGCCGGGACGAGTTCTCCCTCCCGGGGATCGCTCAGCTCTGGCTCCCCGGTGCTGGCCtgctcctccccatcctcctgtgAAACCGCTCGCCGGCTTCCGCGCTGGTGGCTCCGGCTGGTCCGGAGACACAGCCCGGGGCTCGGGTTCTGCTCTCCCCTCGCCTCCAAACTCCCTTTCCCGCATCTGTCTCCAGCGAGGCCAGAAAAGGAGTCGATCGGCCGCCCACCTCCGTTCCTGCAGCGCAGGCGTGGGGGGCTCCTCCCACAGCTCCCGGTGCCGCTGGTcccccggcaccggcaccccTGGGCAGCGGGGACGCAGCTGAGCGATGCCACATCCCAAGGGCATCctgagcagggctgtcctgcAGGAAAGGGACGCTTTAACCCCAGATCAGGCAGGGAAGGTGAGCTGCTCGCTCCTCCAGCCTGGGCCGTGTGTCCTGCTGGCTCCGTCCGCGGGGCGGCCGCTCCCGGGCGGTCCTGGTGctggagaggagcctggcagacgCGAAGCTTGCGGCTGGAGGGGTGCCCGGGCCGCGGCGCTGCCCTGTGCCAGCGTGGGGTGCTCCCAGGTGTCACCCACGCCGGCCCTCGTGCCATGCCGGGAGAGgggatgggacctgctgcctgtgctgggctgcagccatgccgtgccgtgctgtgccgtgctgtgccgtgctgtgccgtgccgtgccgtgccatgccatgccgtgccgtgctgtgccgtgctgtgccgtgccgtgccgtgccgtgccatgccgtgctgtgccgtgccatgccgtgccgtgccgtgccgtgccgtgccgtgctgtgccatgccgtgctgtgcggGCGTTGTCGAGGGCCAGTGCTTGCCCGTTGGTTAACGCAGCCGTGTTGCTGGTTCGAGCAACTGGTTTTGGGAGAAGGCGCTGGGCAGAGCTTTACCCACGGTCCCTCCAAGGGGCCGTTGTCACCTCGCAGGGATGTCCTCTGGGACAGCCCGGGCTGTTCGCATCGCTCCTTTCCGACGCTGGCCCAGAGCGTCCGGCGGATGCGCGTGACGTTCCTCTCCGGCTGCGCTGGAGGCTGCGGGGCAGCCCCGTGCGGGGCTGGAGCCTCGTTGGCGCGTCTGGAGGTGGCTCCCGCGGTGGCACGGCCCGCTTTGCAGGAGCCACGCTTGGGAAGCCCGCAGCAGGTCCCGGGGCGATCGCAGCTGCTGAACTCACGGGAACACCCCG contains the following coding sequences:
- the RAB5IF gene encoding GEL complex subunit OPTI — protein: MSGARRREEPPHAQQHAVANGGAAARGSVWGKALRSDSAWHDKDEFLDVIYWFRQIIAVILGIIWGVVPLKGFVGIAVFCLINAGVLYLYFSSFQQIDEEEYGGTWELTKEGFMTSFALFLVVWIIFYTAIHYD